Proteins found in one Methylobacterium sp. CB376 genomic segment:
- a CDS encoding papain-like cysteine peptidase encodes MTGGLAARLLGRLGRHADSREPGRTNHISLGSHCHMAQVLKETGLRGWSGPFDWIFSSAAMVRDCLANDFARLLDPAEYETVPPEERPDPALTRCRHRYYRACCGVPVVFNHHDPATSPEDYRFLEAGVRRLRAALADPEAVNQHYILSAWPVAPEDAIAICDMLSRAPSRNRVLVLQVEPGAASPRAERIDLGMEDLDFHRIHTRSASLGLRFAEDGDDALVRDLVRAAARRDRPGHR; translated from the coding sequence GTGACCGGCGGGCTCGCGGCCCGGCTGCTCGGCCGCCTCGGCCGCCACGCCGACAGCCGCGAGCCGGGCCGCACCAACCACATCTCGCTGGGCAGCCACTGCCACATGGCGCAGGTGCTGAAGGAGACGGGCCTGCGCGGCTGGTCGGGGCCCTTCGACTGGATCTTCTCCTCGGCCGCGATGGTCCGGGACTGCCTCGCGAACGATTTCGCCCGGCTCCTCGACCCCGCCGAGTACGAGACCGTGCCGCCCGAGGAACGGCCCGACCCGGCGCTGACCCGCTGCCGCCACCGCTACTACCGCGCCTGCTGCGGCGTGCCGGTGGTGTTCAACCACCACGATCCGGCGACCTCGCCCGAGGATTACCGCTTCCTGGAGGCCGGCGTGCGCCGCCTGCGCGCGGCGCTCGCCGATCCGGAGGCGGTCAACCAGCACTACATTCTGTCGGCCTGGCCGGTGGCGCCCGAGGACGCGATCGCCATCTGCGACATGCTGTCACGCGCGCCGTCGCGCAATCGCGTCCTGGTCCTGCAAGTCGAGCCCGGGGCCGCGAGCCCCCGGGCGGAGCGGATCGACCTGGGGATGGAGGATCTCGACTTCCACAGGATTCACACGCGCTCGGCCTCGCTCGGCCTTCGTTTCGCCGAAGACGGCGACGATGCCCTGGTGCGCGATCTCGTCCGGGCCGCCGCGCGGCGCGACCGTCCCGGCCATCGTTGA
- a CDS encoding acetyl-CoA carboxylase carboxyltransferase subunit alpha, with protein sequence MRSYLDFEKPVAELEAKLEELRALGARDGAVAIAEDVARLESKAAAALAELYAALTPWQKTQVARHPQRPHFVDYCDALISEFTPLAGDRSFGEDEAIVGGFGRFRGRPVCVIGQEKGASTEARIRHNFGMARPEGYRKAVRLMDLAGRFGLPVLTFVDTAGAYPGIDAEERGQAEAIARSTEACLALGTPNLALVIGEGGSGGAIALATANRVLMLEHAIYSVISPEGAASILWRDAGRAQDAATAMKITAQDLLRLGVIDAIVPEPTGGAHRDPAAAFRAAEEAIAEGLAGLDGLDAEALRDQRAQKFLEIGRKL encoded by the coding sequence ATGCGCTCCTACCTCGATTTCGAAAAGCCGGTCGCCGAACTCGAGGCCAAGCTGGAGGAGTTGCGCGCCCTCGGCGCCCGCGACGGCGCGGTGGCGATCGCCGAGGACGTGGCGCGGCTCGAGAGCAAGGCCGCCGCGGCCCTCGCCGAGCTCTACGCCGCCCTCACGCCCTGGCAGAAGACGCAGGTCGCCCGCCATCCGCAGCGCCCGCACTTCGTCGATTACTGCGACGCGCTGATCAGCGAGTTCACGCCGCTGGCCGGCGACCGCAGCTTCGGCGAGGACGAGGCCATCGTGGGCGGCTTCGGCCGCTTCCGCGGGCGGCCCGTCTGCGTGATCGGGCAGGAGAAGGGCGCCAGCACCGAGGCGCGCATCCGCCACAATTTCGGCATGGCCCGCCCCGAGGGCTACCGCAAGGCGGTCCGCCTCATGGACCTCGCCGGGCGCTTCGGGCTGCCGGTCCTCACCTTCGTCGACACGGCCGGGGCCTATCCGGGCATCGACGCCGAGGAGCGCGGCCAGGCCGAGGCCATCGCCCGCTCGACGGAGGCCTGCCTCGCCCTCGGCACCCCGAACCTCGCCCTGGTGATCGGGGAGGGCGGCTCGGGGGGCGCCATCGCGCTCGCCACCGCCAACCGGGTGCTGATGCTCGAACACGCGATCTACAGCGTGATCTCGCCCGAGGGGGCGGCCTCGATCCTGTGGCGCGACGCCGGGCGCGCGCAGGACGCCGCCACCGCGATGAAGATCACCGCCCAGGACCTGCTGCGCCTCGGCGTGATCGACGCCATCGTGCCCGAGCCGACCGGCGGGGCCCACCGCGACCCGGCGGCCGCGTTCCGCGCCGCCGAGGAGGCCATCGCCGAGGGTCTCGCCGGGCTCGACGGCCTCGACGCGGAGGCCCTGCGCGACCAGCGCGCCCAGAAATTCCTCGAGATCGGGCGCAAGCTGTGA
- a CDS encoding L,D-transpeptidase family protein codes for MAKRAVLAASGLLLALSLGACQDGGMYSGGSTRHLQPIPQKTVALMSQKGMSPGDPILIRAFKKESEMEVWKRGSDGRYALLKTFPICRWSGQLGPKIRQGDRQAPEGFYPITPGQMNPNSSYYLSFDTGFPNAFDRANNRTGTYLMVHGTCSSAGCFAMTDEAIAEIYAIAREAFAGGQRAFQFQSYPFRMNAENLAKYRNDPNMPFWKNLKEGSDYFEALHEEPRVGVCGTRYVFGGQDAAAGSCAPKVDPLVAEKRGKDEQQVAELIAKGAPSVRVVYRDGGQHPFFRETAPSTQLFAEQARRPDLGMVSRPEAIAAGPEEIPVDAKGRPILMAEAKAADAKAPDGKAHDGRAEAANGAAARKLGGAKPSAKPTALAFAAPAAEPPAIPSREAAQALAAAPAAGAAAPAPVTVASAEDDPSAYRKLLGNLFGTAAAPPTAQAALPPPPAPEPTPPAPRKAPHAHPAAKTSDAHKPAEAHKPANPKAAAQKRAGGEAKASGAPAKRADAAATAKAN; via the coding sequence ATGGCGAAGCGTGCGGTGCTGGCGGCAAGCGGTCTCCTGCTCGCCCTGTCCCTCGGGGCCTGCCAGGACGGCGGGATGTACTCCGGCGGCTCGACCCGCCACCTGCAGCCGATCCCGCAGAAGACCGTGGCGCTGATGTCCCAGAAGGGCATGTCGCCGGGCGATCCGATCCTCATCCGGGCCTTCAAGAAGGAATCCGAGATGGAGGTGTGGAAGCGCGGCAGCGACGGCCGCTACGCGCTCCTCAAGACCTTCCCGATCTGCCGCTGGTCCGGCCAGCTCGGCCCGAAGATCCGGCAGGGCGACCGCCAGGCGCCCGAGGGGTTCTACCCGATCACTCCGGGCCAGATGAACCCGAACTCCTCCTACTACCTCTCGTTCGACACCGGCTTCCCGAACGCCTTCGACCGGGCGAACAACCGCACCGGCACCTACCTGATGGTGCACGGGACCTGCTCCTCGGCCGGCTGCTTCGCGATGACCGACGAGGCGATCGCCGAGATCTACGCCATCGCCCGCGAGGCCTTCGCGGGTGGGCAGCGGGCCTTCCAGTTCCAGTCCTACCCGTTTCGGATGAATGCGGAGAACCTCGCCAAGTACCGCAACGACCCGAACATGCCGTTCTGGAAGAACCTCAAGGAGGGCTCGGATTATTTCGAGGCCCTGCACGAGGAGCCGCGGGTCGGGGTCTGCGGCACCCGCTACGTGTTCGGCGGCCAGGATGCGGCGGCGGGGTCCTGCGCCCCGAAGGTCGACCCGCTGGTGGCGGAGAAGCGCGGCAAGGACGAGCAGCAGGTCGCCGAGCTGATCGCCAAGGGCGCTCCGTCCGTGCGGGTGGTCTACAGGGATGGCGGCCAGCACCCGTTCTTCCGCGAGACGGCGCCGAGCACGCAGCTCTTCGCCGAGCAGGCGCGGCGGCCCGATCTCGGCATGGTGAGCCGGCCGGAGGCGATCGCGGCCGGACCCGAGGAGATCCCGGTCGACGCCAAGGGCCGGCCGATCCTGATGGCCGAGGCCAAGGCGGCGGACGCGAAGGCGCCGGACGGCAAGGCGCATGACGGCCGGGCCGAGGCCGCGAACGGGGCGGCGGCCCGCAAGCTCGGCGGTGCGAAGCCTTCCGCGAAGCCGACCGCGCTCGCCTTCGCGGCGCCCGCCGCCGAGCCGCCCGCGATCCCGAGCCGGGAGGCCGCGCAGGCGCTCGCCGCCGCGCCGGCCGCCGGCGCGGCGGCGCCCGCCCCGGTGACCGTGGCGAGCGCGGAGGACGACCCGTCGGCCTACCGCAAGCTCCTCGGCAACCTGTTCGGCACCGCCGCGGCGCCGCCGACCGCCCAGGCGGCGCTGCCGCCGCCGCCCGCGCCCGAGCCGACGCCGCCGGCCCCCAGGAAGGCGCCGCACGCCCACCCGGCGGCCAAGACGAGCGACGCGCACAAGCCTGCCGAGGCGCACAAGCCGGCCAATCCCAAGGCCGCCGCCCAGAAGCGGGCGGGCGGCGAGGCCAAGGCGTCGGGGGCGCCGGCCAAGCGGGCCGACGCGGCGGCGACCGCAAAGGCCAATTGA